The Candidatus Paceibacterota bacterium genome includes a region encoding these proteins:
- a CDS encoding type II secretion system F family protein, protein MLFNYKALDETGAAKDGSIDAINVDVAINSLQRRGLTISSIKEADAPGSFLNRDIGLFNGVKNKDVVILSRQMATLFTAQVSALRIFKLLSSETENKTLGKILAQIGDDLQGGSTISGALAKHPKVFSGFYVNMVRAGEESGKLDQTFVYLADYLDRNYEVTSKVKNALIYPAFVITTFIAVMSLMLTVVIPKISGILLDSGQKVPVYTSIVIGVSQFLVNYGLFILILIIIGGFMAFRFSRTAAGKASFSRFKLDIPYIGALYRKLYLARISDNMNTLLASGIPMIKALELTSTIVDNIVFEAALLQALEAVKGGAPVSEALGRHPEIPGIMTAMMKIGEETGELGHILETLAKFYQREVVNAVDTLVDLIEPIMIVLLGLGVGFLLASVLIPIYNISSAL, encoded by the coding sequence ATGTTATTCAATTACAAAGCACTTGACGAAACCGGAGCAGCTAAAGATGGATCGATCGACGCCATCAATGTGGATGTTGCTATCAATTCACTTCAGCGCCGCGGTCTGACCATCTCTTCTATTAAAGAGGCCGATGCCCCTGGCAGTTTTTTAAATCGAGACATCGGCCTCTTTAACGGCGTCAAAAACAAGGATGTGGTCATCTTGTCTCGTCAGATGGCCACTCTCTTTACCGCGCAGGTTTCAGCTTTGCGTATCTTCAAGCTTCTTTCCAGCGAGACAGAAAACAAAACCTTAGGAAAAATCCTAGCCCAGATTGGAGATGATTTGCAGGGAGGCAGCACTATCTCAGGTGCTTTGGCCAAACATCCAAAAGTTTTTTCCGGTTTTTACGTCAACATGGTCCGAGCGGGAGAGGAATCAGGCAAGCTTGATCAGACTTTTGTTTATTTGGCAGACTACCTTGACCGCAACTACGAAGTGACCTCAAAGGTCAAGAATGCTTTGATTTATCCGGCTTTTGTGATCACTACTTTTATTGCGGTGATGTCTTTGATGCTGACGGTGGTGATCCCGAAGATCAGTGGTATTTTGCTCGACTCCGGACAAAAAGTCCCAGTCTATACTTCGATTGTGATCGGAGTCAGTCAGTTTTTGGTCAACTACGGTCTTTTTATTTTAATTCTCATTATCATCGGTGGTTTTATGGCCTTTCGTTTTAGTAGGACGGCGGCTGGTAAGGCCAGTTTTTCCCGTTTCAAGCTCGATATACCCTATATCGGTGCCCTCTATAGAAAGCTCTACCTGGCTCGCATTTCAGACAACATGAACACCCTGCTCGCCAGCGGTATTCCAATGATCAAAGCCTTAGAGCTGACATCTACCATTGTGGATAATATTGTTTTTGAAGCCGCTTTGCTCCAAGCCCTTGAGGCGGTCAAAGGCGGTGCTCCTGTCTCGGAGGCCCTTGGTCGTCATCCAGAAATTCCAGGCATTATGACAGCCATGATGAAGATAGGTGAAGAGACCGGTGAGCTCGGGCATATTCTCGAGACTCTAGCCAAGTTTTATCAGCGTGAGGTGGTCAATGCTGTGGACACTCTTGTGGATTTGATTGAGCCTATCATGATTGTCTTGCTGGGTCTGGGTGTTGGATTCCTGCTCGCTTCAGTTCTCATCCCTATTTACAACATTTCTTCAGCTTTGTAG
- a CDS encoding PilT/PilU family type 4a pilus ATPase, translating into MDYHQELEDLLNTTVREGASDLHLSEGRHPTLRVAGSLIPLVKKAVLTHSDIEGLLSALISDENKKLFMAKKELDFSYNFKEFGRFRGNAFFQQTYIGIVLRHIPKQIRTLAELNLPPALEQFAQRQQGFFLVVGPVGQGKTTTLAAMIDLINQQRAEHIITIEDPIEYIYEQKKSIIDQREVRVDTTDFNAALLSVFREDVDVLLVGEMRGYETMAAAVTAAETGHLVLSTLHTNNAAQTIDRIIDSFPSGQQDQIRIQLAGSLAGIFSQRLIPRISGGLIPVYELLIANNAVANLIREKRTHEINTVIETGSEEGMIDMNRSLAELVRKGEITIENAYLHSFNPKTLERFL; encoded by the coding sequence ATGGATTACCATCAAGAACTCGAAGATTTGCTCAATACCACAGTGCGCGAGGGCGCTTCGGACCTTCATCTTTCCGAAGGCAGACATCCCACTCTCCGGGTGGCAGGATCACTTATTCCTCTCGTCAAAAAAGCCGTCTTGACTCACTCGGACATTGAGGGCTTGTTGAGCGCTCTTATCAGTGACGAAAACAAAAAGCTCTTTATGGCCAAAAAAGAGTTGGATTTTTCCTACAATTTTAAAGAGTTTGGCCGTTTCCGAGGCAATGCTTTTTTCCAACAGACTTATATCGGCATTGTGCTCCGTCATATTCCAAAACAGATCCGTACTTTGGCCGAACTCAATCTTCCGCCAGCTCTTGAGCAGTTTGCCCAGCGCCAGCAAGGCTTTTTCCTTGTGGTAGGACCTGTCGGTCAAGGAAAAACCACCACGCTCGCCGCTATGATTGACTTGATCAACCAGCAACGCGCCGAGCACATCATCACTATCGAGGATCCTATCGAATATATTTACGAACAAAAAAAATCCATCATCGATCAGCGTGAAGTGCGAGTAGACACCACTGATTTCAATGCTGCTCTGCTCAGTGTCTTCCGTGAGGATGTGGATGTCTTGCTGGTGGGCGAGATGCGAGGTTATGAGACTATGGCCGCAGCGGTCACTGCCGCTGAGACTGGTCATCTTGTGCTTTCGACCCTTCACACCAACAACGCCGCTCAGACTATTGATCGTATTATTGACTCATTTCCATCTGGCCAGCAGGATCAGATTCGGATTCAGCTGGCTGGATCCTTGGCTGGGATTTTTTCTCAGCGTCTCATCCCTCGTATTTCTGGCGGCTTGATCCCAGTATACGAGCTTTTGATTGCCAACAACGCCGTGGCCAATCTTATCCGCGAAAAGCGCACCCACGAGATCAATACTGTCATCGAAACCGGTTCGGAAGAGGGAATGATTGATATGAATCGTTCGCTAGCCGAGCTGGTGCGCAAGGGTGAAATCACGATCGAAAATGCCTACCTCCACTCATTCAATCCAAAAACTTTGGAAAGATTTTTGTAA
- a CDS encoding response regulator, with amino-acid sequence MDTEKKIKIMIVDDDKFLLNMYSIKFQRENFEVSTASDGSDALTKLTEGLVPDAIILDIVMPSMDGLEVLEHIRKENLVPTARIIILSNQGQSSDIDKAKRLGIDGYIVKATTIPSEVVAEVRKVLSRQATKV; translated from the coding sequence ATGGACACCGAAAAAAAAATCAAAATAATGATCGTAGATGATGACAAATTTTTGCTCAACATGTATTCGATCAAATTTCAGCGGGAAAATTTTGAGGTCTCCACCGCCAGCGATGGTAGTGATGCCTTGACTAAGCTGACTGAAGGTCTTGTTCCAGACGCCATTATTTTAGATATTGTGATGCCCAGCATGGACGGTCTCGAAGTGCTTGAGCATATTCGCAAAGAAAATCTCGTGCCGACGGCTCGGATTATTATTTTGAGCAACCAGGGTCAATCATCCGATATTGATAAGGCAAAACGCCTAGGTATCGATGGTTATATTGTCAAAGCCACGACTATTCCTTCTGAGGTTGTAGCTGAAGTGCGTAAGGTGTTGAGTCGTCAAGCAACGAAAGTTTAA
- a CDS encoding GspE/PulE family protein — protein MNFLDVLVSKKILSKDDANYVRQEAESGERSIEEVLRDREISPNEILLAKSEALKIPMKNLEGKEVPFEVLKYIPEESALHYKFIPFAINEGVLEVGLVDPDNIEARDALSFIGTKANMPFKIYLVSEEDFERVLASYKGLSGEVTKALSDLESEFSAEEVEIQRQENDNLSSRSNQATIIEDAPVTKIVATILRYAIEGDASDVHIEHMRDKIRVRFRVDGILNTSLILPINVHPAVVARIKILCNMKLDEKRKPQDGRFSARIENRKIDFRVSTFPAYYGEKIVMRILDQEKGVQKLDKMGISPRSLSLIKEAITRPYGMILISGPTGSGKTTTLYSMLNELNMEEMNVLSLEDPVEYNIDGMSQSQVRPEIGYTFASGLRTTLRQDPDVIMVGEIRDKETAQLAVQAALTGHLVLSTIHTNSAVGVIPRLVDMGVDPYLIAPTLILTMAQRLVGKICPDAVKEVPFDGAIKVLVEKQFEDLPAQFKSEIPQVSTVYEISPTPECPKGTRGRTAVFEAFKMDRELEALILKDPTEVAINKLLREKGMMSMREDAIIKALRKEIPFEEVNAL, from the coding sequence ATGAATTTTCTTGACGTTCTTGTTTCAAAAAAAATATTAAGCAAAGATGATGCCAACTATGTCCGCCAAGAAGCCGAAAGCGGCGAAAGGAGCATAGAGGAAGTCTTGCGAGATAGGGAAATAAGCCCGAACGAGATTTTGCTTGCCAAAAGTGAGGCGCTTAAAATTCCGATGAAAAATCTTGAAGGCAAAGAAGTGCCTTTCGAGGTTTTAAAATATATTCCGGAGGAGTCAGCCCTTCATTATAAATTTATTCCTTTTGCTATAAACGAGGGCGTCCTTGAAGTAGGCTTGGTAGATCCTGACAATATTGAAGCTCGCGATGCTTTAAGTTTTATCGGAACCAAGGCTAATATGCCTTTTAAAATATACCTTGTATCTGAGGAGGATTTTGAACGTGTCCTCGCCTCTTATAAGGGTCTTTCCGGTGAAGTGACCAAAGCCCTGAGTGATTTGGAAAGCGAATTTTCAGCCGAAGAAGTAGAAATTCAGCGCCAGGAAAACGATAATCTTTCTAGTCGAAGCAATCAGGCGACTATTATTGAAGATGCTCCGGTGACAAAAATTGTGGCGACAATCCTCCGCTACGCCATTGAAGGTGATGCGTCAGATGTACATATCGAACACATGCGAGACAAGATCAGAGTACGTTTCCGAGTGGATGGCATTTTAAATACCAGCTTGATCCTGCCGATAAACGTTCACCCTGCCGTGGTGGCGCGCATCAAGATCCTTTGCAATATGAAACTGGACGAAAAGCGCAAACCGCAAGATGGACGTTTTAGTGCGCGTATTGAAAATCGCAAAATTGATTTTCGCGTGTCTACTTTTCCAGCCTATTATGGTGAAAAGATTGTGATGCGTATTCTCGATCAAGAAAAAGGTGTGCAAAAACTGGATAAAATGGGCATTAGTCCCCGCAGTCTGTCTTTGATCAAAGAAGCCATTACCCGTCCGTACGGTATGATTTTAATTTCTGGTCCGACAGGCTCTGGAAAGACGACCACTCTTTACTCAATGTTGAACGAGCTCAATATGGAAGAAATGAATGTGTTGTCACTCGAAGACCCTGTTGAATACAATATTGATGGTATGAGCCAATCACAAGTGCGGCCTGAAATCGGATACACCTTTGCTTCGGGTTTGCGTACGACTCTTCGTCAAGACCCAGACGTGATCATGGTGGGGGAGATTCGAGACAAGGAGACAGCGCAGCTTGCTGTGCAAGCTGCGTTGACCGGCCACCTTGTGCTCTCCACTATTCACACCAACAGTGCCGTCGGTGTCATTCCTCGATTGGTGGACATGGGAGTCGATCCTTACCTGATTGCTCCTACCCTTATTTTGACTATGGCTCAGCGTTTGGTTGGCAAGATCTGCCCAGACGCGGTCAAAGAAGTGCCTTTTGACGGCGCTATTAAAGTCTTGGTAGAAAAGCAATTTGAGGATTTGCCAGCGCAATTTAAATCTGAAATTCCTCAAGTTTCGACAGTCTATGAAATCTCTCCTACGCCAGAGTGTCCAAAAGGTACTCGTGGTCGTACGGCTGTCTTTGAAGCTTTCAAAATGGACCGCGAGCTCGAGGCACTTATTTTGAAGGATCCGACTGAGGTGGCTATCAATAAGCTACTGCGCGAAAAAGGGATGATGTCTATGCGGGAAGACGCCATCATCAAGGCGCTTCGCAAGGAAATTCCTTTCGAGGAAGTGAATGCGCTGTAG
- the pilO gene encoding type 4a pilus biogenesis protein PilO, whose translation MKFITPIILVILAIGIFFGYTDGVYQDVKGLSITKAQLADAQANAAKLRAKRDLLVQDYNNIPDASIQRLQKALPDGVNNVGLVLDINDIASKYGMIIKGIQINQETAGSGAVVLGPDSKPYGSITLSFSVTTSYETFQLFLHDLESSLRVVDLTSLSFASNKDNLYTYSLTIQTYWLK comes from the coding sequence ATGAAATTTATTACACCCATCATCCTCGTCATCCTAGCCATCGGCATTTTCTTCGGGTACACCGATGGTGTCTATCAGGATGTTAAAGGTCTTTCTATCACTAAAGCTCAGCTTGCTGATGCCCAGGCCAATGCTGCCAAGCTTCGAGCCAAGCGGGATCTCTTGGTGCAGGATTACAACAATATCCCAGATGCCAGCATCCAGCGTTTGCAGAAAGCTTTACCGGATGGCGTCAACAATGTAGGGCTTGTTTTGGATATAAATGATATTGCTTCTAAATACGGAATGATTATTAAAGGTATTCAGATCAATCAGGAAACGGCAGGATCTGGGGCGGTTGTTTTGGGTCCAGATAGTAAGCCATACGGCTCAATCACTCTTTCATTTTCAGTTACCACCTCATACGAGACTTTTCAGTTATTTTTGCATGATTTGGAAAGCAGTTTGCGAGTCGTTGACTTGACGTCTCTTTCCTTTGCGTCGAACAAAGACAATTTATATACGTATTCTCTAACCATCCAAACCTATTGGTTAAAATAA
- the pilM gene encoding type IV pilus assembly protein PilM, translated as MANIFQNFFKKPETSIIGVDIGGSAIKVVQLRKKKGKAVLETYGELALGPYAGMSVGQVVNLPPEKLAEAVRDVLKEAKITTTSAGVAIPFRSSLVSLIEMPAVDEKQLQEMIPIEARKYIPVPISEVTLDWWIVPKEEGRELDFVENEEDDSSEQHIKKAQQKTDVLVVSIHNEVLSNYNATVQASGLHTSFFEIEMFSATRALLSQETSPVMIFDMGATGTKIYILEKGVVRTSHIINKGSQDITISISKGMGVSIDQAEKIKRGMVTTGTDDAEQQKNIYEIISVPLDYIFSEANTALLNYQRHYNKTISKVILTGGGSALRGFTELAKANFQAEVVIGDPFAKVQAPAFLEDVLKATGLEFSVAVGLALRKLQEFE; from the coding sequence ATGGCAAATATATTTCAAAATTTCTTCAAAAAACCCGAAACAAGCATCATTGGTGTGGACATTGGAGGCTCAGCCATCAAAGTAGTGCAGCTTCGCAAAAAAAAGGGCAAAGCCGTGCTTGAGACTTATGGCGAGCTGGCCCTCGGTCCATATGCCGGCATGTCTGTTGGCCAGGTGGTCAATCTGCCTCCAGAAAAGCTAGCCGAAGCTGTCCGGGATGTTCTAAAAGAGGCCAAAATCACCACCACCAGTGCGGGGGTGGCTATTCCTTTTCGTTCCAGTCTCGTCTCACTCATAGAAATGCCTGCCGTGGATGAAAAACAGCTTCAGGAAATGATTCCGATTGAAGCGCGTAAATATATTCCTGTGCCAATCAGCGAAGTCACGCTCGATTGGTGGATTGTACCAAAAGAAGAAGGGCGCGAGCTTGATTTTGTTGAAAATGAAGAAGATGACAGTTCGGAACAACACATCAAAAAAGCCCAGCAAAAGACGGACGTGCTCGTGGTTTCAATTCACAACGAAGTGCTCAGCAATTACAATGCCACCGTCCAAGCTTCCGGCTTGCACACGAGTTTTTTTGAAATAGAAATGTTTAGTGCGACCCGTGCTCTGCTCTCACAAGAAACCTCTCCGGTCATGATTTTTGACATGGGTGCGACGGGCACCAAGATTTATATTTTGGAAAAAGGAGTGGTGCGCACTTCGCACATCATCAACAAAGGTTCTCAGGACATTACCATTAGTATTTCAAAGGGGATGGGGGTCAGCATTGATCAGGCTGAAAAAATTAAAAGAGGAATGGTCACCACTGGCACGGATGATGCCGAACAACAAAAAAATATTTATGAAATTATTTCTGTGCCTCTGGACTACATTTTTTCCGAAGCCAACACGGCTCTTTTAAATTACCAGCGGCATTACAACAAAACTATCAGCAAAGTTATTTTGACAGGGGGCGGCTCCGCCCTTCGTGGCTTTACAGAGCTGGCTAAAGCCAACTTTCAAGCCGAAGTAGTGATAGGGGACCCGTTTGCAAAAGTGCAAGCCCCAGCTTTTTTGGAGGATGTTTTGAAAGCGACTGGCCTGGAGTTTTCGGTGGCGGTTGGTCTGGCCTTGCGCAAGCTTCAGGAGTTTGAATAA